From one Sphingomonas xanthus genomic stretch:
- a CDS encoding DnaJ domain-containing protein, with product MTARQTKWHGRIEGAAGRCSVAGCRKAGEFRAPLTPGGFDGPGSWRLLCLDHVREHNSRYNYFAGMSPEEIEAAQAPIAGWERETRAFAAGAGRGPAWRDFTDPLDAIAVRFRPMDAGQDLQRFSARERDALRVLGLKDNADLHAVRKRYSELVRLYHPDRNGGDRGHEKKLGEVLAAWQLLRGAAAFS from the coding sequence GTGACGGCTCGGCAGACGAAGTGGCATGGACGGATCGAAGGTGCGGCGGGGCGGTGCTCGGTCGCGGGATGTCGGAAAGCGGGCGAGTTTCGCGCGCCGCTGACGCCTGGAGGGTTTGACGGCCCCGGCAGCTGGCGGCTGCTGTGCCTCGACCATGTCCGTGAACATAATAGCCGCTATAATTACTTCGCCGGCATGTCGCCCGAGGAGATCGAGGCGGCGCAGGCGCCGATCGCGGGGTGGGAACGGGAAACGCGCGCTTTTGCCGCGGGAGCCGGGCGCGGGCCGGCATGGCGCGATTTCACCGATCCGCTGGATGCAATTGCCGTGCGTTTCCGGCCGATGGACGCGGGTCAGGACCTCCAACGTTTCTCAGCGCGGGAGCGGGATGCGCTGCGCGTGCTTGGCCTGAAGGACAATGCCGACCTGCATGCCGTGCGCAAACGTTATTCGGAACTGGTGCGCCTCTATCATCCCGACCGTAACGGCGGCGACCGGGGGCATGAGAAAAAGTTGGGCGAGGTCCTAGCGGCCTGGCAGTTGCTGAGGGGCGCAGCCGCCTTTTCCTGA